Proteins encoded within one genomic window of Gemmatimonadaceae bacterium:
- a CDS encoding cysteine desulfurase family protein, which yields MKPAPIYLDHAATTPVRDEVFEAMRPFFGPRFGNPSSMHRWGREARAALDEARERVGRCLGARPDEICFTSGGTEADNLAILGVWRTARSSGRNAVVTTPVEHKAILGAVHQAACEGAEERLLDVDGNGVVTSDSFDRQVREDVAICSVIWVNNETGVIQPIPEFAGKAKAKGVAMHTDAVQAFGKAHIDAASQTYDLLSISGHKIGAPKGIGALFIRRGTPLQPLMHGGSQDRGRRPGTENVAFAVGLATAAELTIAEHEKESGRLRSMRDWLEAAILARVPDAVVHGRGAPRAPHILNVSVPGTDSESLLMALDLQGIAASGGSACQSGGISPSHVLLAMGVRPDLASAAIRMSLGSLTTDECANRVAEVFPALVVKARQFATAG from the coding sequence ATGAAGCCGGCACCCATCTATCTCGACCACGCCGCTACGACCCCGGTCCGCGACGAGGTATTCGAGGCCATGCGCCCGTTTTTTGGGCCGCGTTTCGGGAACCCGTCCAGTATGCACCGCTGGGGCCGGGAGGCACGCGCGGCGCTCGATGAGGCCCGGGAGCGGGTCGGCCGATGTCTTGGCGCCAGGCCCGACGAGATCTGCTTCACGTCTGGCGGTACCGAAGCTGACAACCTCGCCATTCTCGGAGTCTGGCGAACCGCCAGATCAAGCGGCCGCAACGCCGTCGTAACCACCCCTGTCGAGCACAAGGCGATACTCGGCGCCGTCCACCAGGCGGCATGCGAAGGGGCCGAAGAGCGGCTTCTTGACGTGGACGGCAACGGAGTGGTGACGTCTGATTCGTTCGATCGACAGGTCCGTGAGGACGTCGCCATCTGCTCTGTAATCTGGGTGAACAACGAGACCGGAGTCATCCAGCCCATTCCCGAGTTCGCCGGCAAGGCGAAGGCGAAGGGAGTAGCGATGCACACCGACGCCGTACAGGCTTTCGGCAAGGCGCACATTGATGCCGCTTCACAGACGTACGATCTCCTCTCCATCTCCGGCCACAAGATCGGGGCGCCAAAGGGGATCGGCGCACTTTTCATCAGGCGCGGAACTCCACTGCAGCCGCTCATGCACGGCGGATCGCAGGACCGCGGGCGCCGTCCGGGGACCGAGAACGTCGCATTTGCCGTCGGTCTCGCGACTGCTGCGGAGCTGACGATCGCCGAACATGAGAAGGAGAGCGGGCGACTCCGCTCGATGCGCGACTGGCTCGAGGCGGCGATCCTGGCGCGGGTGCCCGACGCCGTCGTGCATGGCCGCGGTGCTCCGCGCGCGCCGCACATTCTCAACGTGTCCGTACCAGGGACCGACAGTGAGTCGCTGCTGATGGCGCTCGATCTCCAGGGAATTGCCGCGTCCGGTGGGTCCGCCTGCCAGAGCGGAGGCATCAGTCCGTCGCATGTGCTGCTGGCGATGGGTGTGCGGCCCGATCTCGCCTCGGCGGCGATCCGCATGAGCCTGGGCTCGCTCACCACGGACGAGTGCGCCAACCGAGTCGCCGAGGTCTTCCCCGCTCTCGTCGTCAAGGCGCGCCAGTTCGCCACCGCCGGCTGA
- the bshB1 gene encoding bacillithiol biosynthesis deacetylase BshB1 produces the protein MPTVDILAIAAHRDDVELTCAGTLIKAVSLGRRTAVIDLTAGELGTRGSAELRGQEAARAAEVMSLSWRENLGLPDGGVVNTAETRASLAVLIRRFAPSVVIAPSIRGKHPDHTVAAQLIRDACFVAGLVKVEPDVLVHRPRKVIHCLAYREDNVKPTFVVDISDTFEKKLEAVRCYSSQFDEAIQAGEVFPNGEPLYEIIRHQAAHYGSLIRTRYGEPFFTTETIRVDDVAALEVATF, from the coding sequence ATGCCAACTGTAGACATTCTCGCGATCGCGGCGCACAGGGACGATGTTGAGCTGACGTGCGCGGGGACGCTGATCAAAGCGGTATCCCTCGGGCGAAGGACCGCCGTTATCGATCTTACCGCGGGCGAGCTCGGTACGCGCGGATCGGCCGAGCTCAGAGGGCAGGAGGCCGCGCGAGCGGCCGAGGTGATGAGCCTCAGCTGGAGAGAAAATCTCGGCCTGCCCGACGGCGGTGTCGTCAACACGGCCGAAACCCGCGCCAGCCTCGCCGTCCTGATCAGACGGTTCGCTCCATCGGTCGTCATCGCTCCGTCCATTCGAGGCAAGCATCCCGATCACACGGTTGCCGCACAGCTCATACGTGATGCCTGCTTTGTGGCCGGACTGGTGAAGGTCGAGCCCGACGTCCTGGTGCATCGTCCGCGCAAGGTCATTCACTGTCTCGCCTATCGCGAAGACAACGTGAAGCCGACGTTCGTGGTTGATATCAGCGATACCTTCGAGAAAAAGCTCGAGGCGGTTCGCTGCTACTCTTCGCAATTCGACGAAGCGATTCAGGCCGGCGAGGTGTTTCCCAACGGCGAGCCGCTATACGAGATCATCCGTCACCAGGCGGCCCATTACGGCTCGCTCATCCGCACCCGCTACGGCGAGCCATTCTTCACAACCGAAACGATACGCGTGGATGACGTCGCCGCGCTCGAGGTGGCCACATTTTGA
- a CDS encoding ABC transporter permease: MLGENVRNNVAIALDTLRANKMRSGLTILGVVLGVSTVMMMAAIVQGIKDQIVSTIEIAGPTTFYVVKVFSNTPVNPDRLPAWIRIRPDLREAEAWRIQTLPEVSYAAIWGQTQGRLEYKGVRTQSLLINGADDRFVEIQGGDLITGRWFTRSELVSGSAVVVLEEDAARKVFGAESVLDKQVRIGGRPMTVIGLYQKAGNIFEPPGQAIGAIIPYATLDHQFRLDKTNAVFIPVKPRKGVTAAQAQEAVTIALREIRGLRPADKNNFDMITQDQILDTFNKITGIFFLVMIVLSSVGLMVGGIGVMAIMMVSVTNRTREIGVRKAMGATQREILLQFLVEAATLTGIGGFLGIVVGLTLGRLVTAFMNIDAGIPVALTLIAVSVSVGIGIVFGMIPARRAARLDPIEALRYE, from the coding sequence ATGCTGGGCGAAAACGTGAGGAACAATGTGGCAATCGCGCTCGACACTCTGCGCGCCAACAAGATGCGATCGGGCCTCACGATACTCGGCGTGGTGCTCGGCGTGTCCACGGTGATGATGATGGCGGCGATCGTCCAGGGGATAAAGGACCAGATCGTCAGCACGATCGAGATCGCCGGGCCGACGACATTCTACGTCGTGAAGGTCTTCTCCAACACGCCAGTCAACCCGGACCGGCTGCCGGCGTGGATCAGAATCAGGCCCGATCTCAGGGAGGCCGAGGCGTGGCGTATCCAGACGCTGCCCGAGGTGTCGTACGCGGCGATCTGGGGGCAGACACAGGGACGTCTGGAGTACAAGGGCGTGAGGACGCAGAGTCTGCTCATAAACGGCGCCGATGACCGGTTCGTGGAGATTCAGGGCGGCGATCTCATCACCGGGCGATGGTTCACGCGATCCGAGCTCGTGAGCGGATCGGCCGTGGTAGTTCTCGAGGAAGACGCGGCGCGAAAGGTGTTCGGAGCCGAGAGCGTTCTCGACAAGCAGGTGCGCATTGGCGGACGCCCGATGACTGTCATCGGTCTCTATCAGAAGGCGGGCAACATTTTCGAGCCGCCCGGTCAGGCCATTGGCGCAATCATCCCGTATGCCACTCTCGACCACCAGTTCCGGCTCGACAAGACCAATGCAGTGTTCATTCCGGTGAAGCCGAGGAAGGGCGTGACCGCGGCACAGGCGCAGGAGGCGGTAACGATAGCATTGCGCGAGATACGAGGGCTGCGGCCGGCGGACAAGAACAACTTCGATATGATCACGCAGGACCAGATCCTCGACACGTTCAACAAGATTACGGGCATCTTCTTTCTCGTGATGATCGTGCTTTCGAGCGTCGGGCTCATGGTCGGCGGCATCGGCGTGATGGCGATCATGATGGTATCGGTGACCAATCGCACGCGCGAGATCGGCGTGCGGAAAGCAATGGGCGCGACTCAGCGCGAGATCCTGCTGCAATTCCTCGTGGAAGCGGCGACCCTGACGGGCATCGGCGGCTTTCTCGGGATCGTCGTGGGTCTCACGCTCGGCCGGCTCGTGACGGCCTTCATGAACATAGATGCGGGGATTCCCGTTGCATTGACACTGATCGCCGTAAGTGTGTCGGTCGGAATAGGCATCGTGTTCGGGATGATCCCGGCGCGGCGTGCGGCGCGGCTGGATCCGATCGAGGCGCTACGCTACGAGTGA
- a CDS encoding ABC transporter permease: MTFADVVSTALQQLRENKLRSFFTLLGIIVSVTFLVAVVAIIQGMNSYVSENLAGALIGQNSFQVRRSPIQIGLFDDEQFRRIQKRPRITEADAAAVIAAVPQAVAVSIQSGWPTPIADVQWGTKVLGDAVVFGVTAPYQVVQDYTFASGRPLSDIDVRDRRAVAVVGADVAEKLFENVDAVGKDIRIIGMHFTIVGVIAKKGRVLGQSFDGFVLLPLTTFESLYGRRKTTTVSVKMARAEDVAEGMALADGAMRTSHRLRPGEESDYSIETADALVKFWKNLTRILFSVIPAIVGIGIVVGGIVIMNIMLMSVTERTREIGVRKALGARSRDIRRQFLAEAIVLTSVGGLMGVATGWGLAGLVALASPLPAKVTMWSVALALSLGAGVGVLFGVYPASRAAQLDPIAALRQE, translated from the coding sequence ATGACGTTCGCGGACGTCGTCTCCACCGCTCTCCAGCAGCTTCGCGAGAACAAGCTCAGGTCGTTCTTCACGCTTCTCGGAATCATCGTGTCGGTGACGTTTCTCGTCGCGGTCGTGGCAATCATCCAGGGGATGAACTCGTACGTGAGCGAGAACCTCGCCGGCGCGCTGATCGGCCAGAACAGCTTTCAGGTTCGCCGCTCGCCGATTCAGATCGGACTGTTCGACGACGAGCAGTTCCGCCGAATCCAGAAACGACCGCGCATCACGGAGGCCGACGCGGCAGCCGTGATCGCCGCGGTGCCCCAGGCGGTCGCCGTGAGTATCCAGTCGGGCTGGCCCACGCCGATCGCCGACGTCCAATGGGGCACCAAGGTGCTCGGTGACGCGGTTGTTTTCGGCGTGACCGCCCCATACCAGGTCGTGCAGGACTACACGTTTGCCAGCGGGCGCCCGCTCAGCGACATAGACGTGCGGGACCGCCGAGCCGTCGCCGTGGTCGGGGCGGACGTCGCGGAGAAACTGTTCGAGAACGTTGACGCGGTCGGAAAGGACATCCGCATAATCGGGATGCATTTCACGATCGTCGGCGTGATCGCGAAGAAGGGACGCGTGCTCGGCCAGTCGTTCGACGGATTCGTGCTGCTGCCGCTCACGACCTTCGAGTCGCTCTACGGTCGACGCAAGACGACGACGGTGTCGGTGAAGATGGCCCGAGCCGAAGACGTCGCCGAAGGGATGGCGCTCGCCGACGGCGCGATGCGAACGTCGCATCGGCTGCGGCCCGGCGAGGAAAGCGACTACTCGATCGAGACTGCCGACGCGCTCGTCAAGTTCTGGAAGAATCTCACGCGCATCCTCTTCTCCGTCATTCCGGCGATCGTCGGCATCGGAATCGTGGTCGGCGGAATCGTCATCATGAACATCATGCTGATGTCGGTCACCGAGCGCACGCGCGAGATTGGTGTCAGAAAGGCGCTGGGGGCGCGGTCGCGCGACATCAGGCGGCAGTTCCTGGCGGAAGCGATCGTGCTGACGAGCGTCGGCGGGCTGATGGGCGTGGCCACCGGATGGGGACTGGCGGGCCTCGTGGCGCTGGCGTCGCCCCTGCCGGCGAAGGTGACGATGTGGTCCGTGGCGCTAGCCTTGTCACTCGGCGCGGGCGTCGGAGTGTTGTTCGGAGTCTACCCCGCATCGCGCGCGGCGCAGCTGGACCCGATCGCCGCGCTGAGGCAGGAGTAG
- a CDS encoding ABC transporter permease, with protein sequence MNLSAWLFNVTEGIGIAFDAIRSNKVRAALTILGVAVGVFVVVTLSAAVHGINASVAKDLESAGPTSFFMFRRPVSLATICDGTDETCPWRRNPPITLNEADHIARLPEVAAVTSHIGAGAKFKYKDKEIARAGLDGFSAGWLSADGGDIVEGRDFTYAENTTGANVVVINDRMAERLFKNSDPLDKNIEIDGKPFRVIGLYHNVGSFLGKPSSSSAGNDPRAMIPLEAGRRHLGFLLRRLDLTIKPQNWVPRDQAIDAVTALIRGQRGLRPSAPDNFAIITSDGLMAIYDGFFGVFFIIMIALSAVGLMVGGVGVVAIMMISVTERTREIGVRKALGATRKTILWQFLVEAATLTCIGASIGLALGSLVAFLINRFTPVPASTPLMAIVAALGVSAVTGIVFGMLPAARASRLDPVEALRYE encoded by the coding sequence ATGAATCTTTCTGCGTGGCTGTTCAACGTAACCGAGGGAATCGGCATCGCGTTCGACGCCATCAGGTCGAACAAGGTGCGCGCCGCACTCACGATTCTCGGCGTCGCAGTCGGAGTTTTTGTTGTCGTGACTCTGTCTGCCGCCGTTCACGGCATCAACGCCAGCGTGGCGAAGGATCTGGAGTCGGCGGGCCCGACGAGCTTCTTCATGTTCCGCCGGCCCGTCAGCCTCGCCACGATCTGCGACGGCACCGACGAGACGTGCCCGTGGCGGCGCAACCCGCCGATCACGCTCAATGAAGCGGACCACATAGCCAGGCTTCCCGAGGTCGCGGCGGTCACCAGCCACATCGGCGCTGGCGCCAAGTTCAAGTACAAGGACAAGGAGATCGCGCGGGCGGGCCTCGACGGCTTCAGCGCGGGATGGCTTTCGGCAGACGGTGGCGACATCGTCGAGGGCCGGGACTTCACCTACGCCGAGAACACCACCGGCGCGAACGTCGTCGTGATCAACGACAGGATGGCGGAGAGGCTGTTCAAGAATTCCGATCCGCTCGACAAGAACATCGAGATCGACGGCAAGCCGTTCAGGGTCATCGGGCTCTATCACAACGTCGGCAGCTTCCTCGGCAAGCCGAGCTCGTCCTCTGCCGGAAACGATCCCAGGGCGATGATTCCGCTCGAGGCGGGACGGAGGCACCTCGGGTTCCTCCTTCGGCGGCTGGATCTCACGATCAAACCGCAGAACTGGGTGCCGCGCGATCAGGCGATCGATGCGGTCACCGCGCTCATCCGCGGACAGCGGGGGCTTCGCCCGAGCGCGCCCGACAACTTCGCCATCATCACGTCCGACGGGCTGATGGCGATCTACGACGGATTTTTCGGAGTGTTCTTCATCATCATGATCGCGCTTTCCGCAGTCGGTCTGATGGTAGGTGGCGTGGGTGTAGTCGCCATCATGATGATCAGCGTCACCGAGCGCACGCGCGAGATTGGAGTGCGCAAGGCCCTCGGCGCGACGCGCAAGACGATTCTCTGGCAGTTTCTGGTGGAGGCCGCTACGTTGACCTGCATCGGCGCGTCCATCGGCCTCGCACTGGGGTCCCTGGTCGCCTTCCTCATCAACAGATTCACGCCGGTTCCGGCGTCAACGCCGCTGATGGCCATCGTCGCGGCACTTGGAGTGAGCGCTGTCACAGGCATCGTCTTCGGCATGCTGCCCGCCGCCCGCGCGTCCCGGCTCGACCCGGTCGAGGCCCTGCGCTACGAGTGA
- a CDS encoding ABC transporter permease, with product MPFLDAVRLALAQIRVQKLKSFFTLLGVTIGVMFLIAVVSIVEGMSSYMEHDFVGKLVGVNTMTLRQLPEIGGDMSEAQWRAMQRWPRVLITDVEPVVQALPPGTLWSAEGYDNVPIASRWSKPTMLQASAVEGDYFKIREMNIERGRVISQQEMAMGTPVVVIGQEIATRFFPKLDPLNRQLKVAGLPYTVIGVAESQGSIFGLSMDRFVIAPYRSPLRHVVNRPLVIDGVKIKATGDADMTEIQETIRQVMRGRRHLRPSQPDNFTIETSESALSFWTNIKSKLVIAGVVLPAIGLVVGAIVIMNIMLVAVAERTREIGIRKALGARRRDIMSQFLVEAATLSTVGAAIGIASGILLAQVIAAVSPLPATVAPWSIIAGVLVGTGVGIISGIYPASRASRLDPILALRSE from the coding sequence ATGCCTTTCCTCGACGCGGTGCGCCTCGCACTGGCGCAGATCCGCGTGCAGAAGCTCAAGAGCTTCTTCACGCTGCTCGGCGTCACGATCGGAGTGATGTTCCTGATTGCGGTCGTGTCCATCGTCGAGGGAATGAGCAGCTACATGGAGCACGACTTCGTTGGCAAGCTCGTCGGCGTTAACACGATGACGCTCAGGCAGCTGCCGGAGATCGGCGGCGACATGAGCGAAGCGCAGTGGCGCGCGATGCAGCGCTGGCCGCGCGTTCTCATCACTGACGTCGAGCCGGTAGTGCAGGCGCTTCCGCCTGGCACACTGTGGTCGGCCGAAGGATACGACAACGTGCCGATCGCATCGCGGTGGTCCAAGCCGACAATGCTTCAGGCGAGCGCGGTCGAGGGCGACTACTTCAAGATCCGCGAGATGAATATCGAGCGGGGACGGGTCATCTCGCAGCAGGAGATGGCGATGGGAACGCCGGTCGTCGTCATCGGGCAGGAGATCGCCACGCGCTTCTTCCCCAAGCTCGATCCGCTCAACAGGCAGCTCAAGGTCGCGGGGCTTCCATACACCGTCATCGGAGTCGCCGAATCGCAGGGCAGCATCTTTGGCCTGTCCATGGACCGTTTCGTGATCGCGCCGTACCGCTCCCCGCTGCGTCACGTCGTCAACCGGCCTCTCGTGATAGACGGCGTGAAGATCAAGGCGACCGGCGACGCCGACATGACCGAGATTCAGGAGACGATCCGCCAGGTGATGCGCGGCCGCCGCCATCTGCGTCCATCGCAGCCTGACAACTTCACCATCGAGACTTCGGAGTCGGCGCTCAGCTTCTGGACGAACATCAAGAGCAAGCTCGTCATCGCCGGCGTAGTGCTGCCGGCGATCGGCCTCGTCGTCGGTGCGATCGTCATTATGAACATCATGCTCGTCGCGGTGGCCGAACGCACGCGAGAGATCGGCATCCGCAAGGCGCTCGGCGCCCGCAGGCGCGACATCATGTCGCAATTCCTGGTCGAGGCGGCGACGCTGAGCACCGTCGGAGCGGCGATCGGAATCGCCAGCGGTATTCTGCTCGCGCAGGTGATCGCCGCGGTGTCGCCGTTGCCGGCCACGGTTGCGCCCTGGTCCATCATCGCCGGGGTTCTCGTCGGCACTGGAGTGGGAATCATCTCGGGTATTTATCCCGCGAGCCGCGCGTCGAGGCTCGACCCGATCCTCGCTTTGAGGTCCGAGTAA
- a CDS encoding ABC transporter ATP-binding protein, translating to MQTTEETPVSITAERQIVMLQAGQAPDKDWMIVTRGLKREYDMGGEIVRALRGVDVAIRRNEYVAIMGPSGSGKSTLMNLIGCLDTPDAGEYWLGGILVSSMADDELARVRNREIGFVFQTFNLLPRATALHNVELPLVYAGVPSDERRKRATAALERVQLGDRINHRPNELSGGQKQRVAIARALVNNPSILLADEPTGNLDSATSEEIMKVFEDLATSGQTVIMVTHEPDIAAHARRVIVLRDGMIESDDRRERFAARMQTAGPSSVHK from the coding sequence ATGCAGACTACTGAAGAGACGCCTGTCAGCATCACGGCCGAAAGGCAGATCGTGATGCTGCAGGCCGGGCAGGCGCCCGACAAGGATTGGATGATCGTCACCCGCGGGCTCAAGCGCGAGTACGACATGGGCGGTGAGATCGTGCGGGCGCTCCGCGGAGTGGACGTCGCCATCCGGCGCAACGAGTACGTCGCCATCATGGGGCCGTCGGGATCGGGCAAGTCCACGTTGATGAACCTCATCGGCTGCCTGGACACTCCGGATGCCGGTGAATACTGGCTGGGCGGCATTCTCGTGTCGTCCATGGCCGACGACGAGCTGGCGCGCGTCAGAAATCGCGAGATCGGGTTCGTCTTTCAGACGTTCAACCTTCTGCCGCGCGCTACGGCACTGCACAACGTGGAGCTTCCGCTGGTGTACGCGGGCGTGCCGTCGGACGAGCGCCGCAAGCGCGCGACGGCTGCGCTCGAGCGAGTGCAGCTCGGGGATCGCATCAACCACCGGCCCAACGAGCTGTCCGGCGGACAAAAGCAGCGCGTCGCAATCGCGCGGGCACTGGTGAACAATCCGTCCATTCTCCTCGCCGACGAGCCGACGGGAAACCTCGACTCCGCGACGTCCGAGGAGATCATGAAGGTGTTCGAGGACCTCGCAACCTCCGGGCAGACGGTGATCATGGTCACGCACGAGCCCGACATCGCCGCGCACGCGCGCCGCGTCATCGTGCTCCGCGACGGAATGATCGAGAGCGACGATCGCCGCGAGCGGTTCGCCGCGAGAATGCAGACGGCCGGCCCGTCTTCCGTCCACAAGTAG
- a CDS encoding efflux RND transporter periplasmic adaptor subunit, with the protein MSKRTKWGVGGAIVLAIVLVGVLSAAKGRNKAIEVRIEPVERRDLVASVTASGQVQPHTKVDLASDITGRIVRLSVKEGDLVKKGQFLLEIDPSQYRAAAERAAAAVASARSQSATARPSLAQAQRNYNRLLELKKANPTLVSDEQVEQLKTQVEVSAAQLESANNGIAQSQASLRDAQSLLAKTTIFAPMAGRVTRLNVREGETAIMGTLNKDAATLLTISDMSLLETKVKVDETDVSRITIGDSAIVQIDAFPDTTFVGRVSEISNSSIKGAGASAGANPADQAIDYEVTIQLLNALPTTRPDFSATAKIVTDTRTNVLSIPIIALTVREDSLAKRDSGAVTLAKSAPAKQVGKRDVEGVFVVGADNKVTFRPVKVGIAGEKYFEVVSGLKEKDKIVGGTYQAIRELKDGSRVKSSATDDKKKAEARKS; encoded by the coding sequence ATGTCCAAGCGTACGAAATGGGGAGTCGGCGGCGCAATCGTTCTCGCGATCGTACTGGTCGGAGTGCTGAGCGCCGCAAAGGGACGGAACAAGGCGATCGAGGTGCGGATCGAGCCCGTCGAGCGGCGTGATCTCGTCGCGTCGGTGACGGCCAGCGGACAGGTCCAGCCGCATACGAAGGTGGACCTCGCGTCGGATATCACCGGCCGCATCGTCCGCCTCTCGGTGAAGGAAGGAGATCTCGTCAAGAAGGGCCAGTTCCTCCTCGAGATCGATCCCTCACAGTATCGCGCGGCTGCCGAGCGTGCCGCGGCGGCAGTCGCCAGCGCGCGCTCGCAGTCAGCGACCGCGCGCCCGAGCCTCGCGCAGGCCCAGCGCAACTACAACCGCCTCCTCGAGCTGAAGAAGGCCAACCCGACCCTCGTCTCCGACGAGCAGGTGGAGCAGTTGAAGACGCAGGTCGAGGTTTCGGCGGCGCAGCTCGAGTCGGCGAACAACGGCATCGCGCAGTCACAGGCGTCGCTGCGTGACGCGCAGAGCCTGCTCGCCAAGACGACCATTTTCGCGCCGATGGCGGGACGTGTCACGCGTCTCAACGTGCGCGAAGGCGAGACGGCGATCATGGGAACGCTTAACAAGGATGCGGCAACGCTTCTGACGATCAGCGACATGAGCCTGCTCGAGACCAAGGTCAAGGTTGACGAGACCGACGTGTCGCGAATCACCATCGGTGACTCGGCCATCGTACAGATAGATGCGTTCCCCGACACGACGTTCGTCGGCCGCGTCTCGGAGATCTCCAACAGCTCCATCAAGGGCGCCGGCGCGAGCGCCGGGGCGAACCCGGCGGACCAGGCGATAGACTACGAGGTGACGATTCAGCTTCTGAACGCCCTTCCGACGACGCGCCCGGATTTCTCGGCGACGGCCAAGATCGTCACCGACACCCGCACCAACGTTCTGTCCATTCCGATCATCGCGCTCACGGTGCGTGAGGATTCGCTGGCGAAGCGCGACAGCGGCGCCGTTACGCTGGCCAAGTCTGCTCCGGCCAAGCAGGTCGGAAAGCGGGACGTGGAAGGCGTGTTCGTGGTCGGAGCGGACAACAAAGTGACCTTCCGGCCCGTAAAGGTTGGTATAGCCGGCGAGAAGTATTTCGAGGTCGTCTCCGGACTCAAGGAGAAGGACAAGATCGTTGGCGGAACCTACCAGGCGATCCGCGAGCTGAAGGACGGAAGCCGCGTCAAGAGCAGCGCGACGGACGACAAGAAAAAGGCAGAGGCCAGGAAATCGTAA
- a CDS encoding TolC family protein: MQMRLCLIIALLAPGALAAQSAAPRPAAQRATLSLEEAINLARRNNPAHLATINNRRTADAAVRSAQGQLLPSADASLNAQRQQGGRQIFGGTSLGASSDVNQSSYQIGIGYRLNRATFITPRLQRANRDAVEADITGSAELLRGNVTQQYLSVLQAQDRASLQDTLLVAAQSQLVLAKARSLVGSGTQLDVSRAEVAVGQQQVQVLQARNQIEIEKLRLFQQMGVEQPADVTLTTQFTTLSAPLPLSDLLAAARQENPVVLALRSREKVADLNVKRARSEYSPTLSINTGISGYTYSFANPNFLVQQASAQTLASKASCVRAEEVRSALNLPNTLAACQAIVFTDAQAAVLRSDNKQFPLNFQNSPRSISATISLPLFDGFAREQRMQEAQASSDDARFSVRARELALTADVTAAYLTLTTAAKTAALQAQNSAKARLELKFTQDRYRSGAVNLVDVTDARAAYERAESDRINAIFDYHKAFAALESAVGRPLR, encoded by the coding sequence ATGCAAATGCGTTTGTGCCTCATAATCGCTCTTCTCGCGCCAGGCGCTCTGGCCGCGCAGTCCGCTGCGCCGCGGCCGGCGGCCCAGCGTGCGACGCTGTCACTCGAAGAAGCGATCAATCTCGCCCGGCGCAACAATCCGGCTCACCTCGCGACGATCAACAACCGCCGCACGGCTGACGCCGCGGTCCGCTCGGCTCAGGGGCAGTTGCTGCCGAGCGCCGACGCGAGCCTCAATGCGCAGCGCCAGCAGGGCGGCCGCCAGATCTTCGGCGGGACGAGCCTCGGCGCCAGCTCCGACGTCAATCAGTCGTCGTATCAGATCGGCATCGGATACCGGCTGAATCGCGCCACGTTCATCACGCCGCGTCTCCAGCGCGCCAACCGCGACGCCGTCGAGGCGGACATAACGGGCAGCGCCGAGCTGCTGCGCGGCAACGTCACGCAGCAGTACCTGTCAGTGCTGCAGGCGCAGGATCGGGCGTCGCTGCAGGACACGCTGCTCGTTGCGGCGCAGAGCCAGCTGGTGCTGGCAAAGGCCCGCTCCCTCGTCGGCTCCGGAACTCAGCTCGACGTGTCCCGCGCGGAAGTGGCTGTCGGACAGCAGCAGGTGCAGGTGCTTCAGGCCCGCAATCAGATCGAGATCGAGAAGCTGCGCCTGTTCCAGCAGATGGGGGTGGAGCAGCCGGCCGACGTGACGCTGACGACCCAGTTCACGACCCTCAGCGCGCCACTGCCACTGTCCGACCTGCTGGCCGCGGCGCGTCAGGAGAATCCAGTTGTGCTCGCACTCCGCTCGCGCGAGAAGGTCGCCGACCTGAACGTCAAGCGCGCCCGAAGCGAGTACTCGCCCACGCTCAGCATCAACACAGGCATCTCGGGCTACACATATTCGTTCGCCAACCCGAACTTCCTCGTGCAGCAGGCGAGTGCGCAGACGCTGGCATCGAAGGCGTCGTGCGTTCGCGCGGAGGAGGTGCGGTCAGCGCTGAATCTTCCGAACACTCTGGCCGCTTGCCAGGCGATCGTGTTCACCGACGCGCAGGCAGCCGTGCTGCGGAGCGACAACAAACAGTTCCCGTTAAACTTCCAGAATTCGCCGCGTTCCATCTCGGCGACGATCTCGCTCCCGCTCTTCGACGGGTTTGCGCGCGAGCAGCGCATGCAGGAGGCGCAAGCCTCGAGCGACGACGCGCGATTCAGTGTGCGGGCACGCGAGCTTGCCCTCACCGCGGACGTGACGGCTGCTTATCTGACGCTCACGACAGCGGCCAAGACTGCCGCGCTCCAAGCGCAGAATTCGGCGAAGGCACGGCTGGAGCTCAAGTTCACGCAGGACCGGTACCGCAGTGGTGCCGTGAACCTGGTGGATGTCACCGACGCGCGCGCGGCATACGAGCGCGCCGAGAGTGACCGTATCAACGCGATCTTCGATTACCACAAGGCGTTCGCCGCGCTGGAAAGCGCCGTCGGCCGTCCACTCAGATAA